In Euwallacea fornicatus isolate EFF26 chromosome 26, ASM4011564v1, whole genome shotgun sequence, one DNA window encodes the following:
- the Dip-C gene encoding xaa-Pro dipeptidase, producing the protein MPDKSSNPEKKFFSMGAHTLSVPLDLFALNRRRLIEALKEKALDSIVLLQGGDEVPFYDTDTTYNIFRQESYFMWTFGVTHAGCYGAVDVKTGNTYLFVPRLPEEYAVWMGPLLQLNDFSSKYGISHVYYVDELKGILEKLGRKILTLKGVNSDSGLTAKPATFEGIDEFTVDDATLLPIIANLRVYKTEHEIRVIRYVVAVSSYAHRQVMKFVKPGKYEFEGEAKFLAECYEKGGCRHVSYTCICGSGVNGAILHYGHAGAPNNTRIKDGDLCLFDMGANYFGYAADITCTFPANGKFTQDQKLIYEAVLKSNRSVHKAAKPGVSWVDMHILANKTLLEELKNGGLLQGDVNEMYEAGVAAIFQPHGLGHLMGLDVHDVGAYLKGQPEKPTKPGLDKLRTARVLEKDMVLTIEPGCYFIASLLDKALSDPSLKTFLVPEVIERFRNFGGVRIEDNILVTADGVEDLTIVPRSVEDIEDWIAGKVDEQKYFDAQRLFIWWHTDPSRLHM; encoded by the exons ATGCCTGACAAGAGTAGTAATCCTGAGAAGAAATTTTTCTCCATGGGGGCTCACACTTTGTCTGTGCCTTTGGATCTGTTTGCACTAAATCGAAGAAGGCTTATAGAAGccttaaaagaaaaagcttTAGATTCCATTGTACTTTTACAAGGAGGAGATGAAGTGCCTTTTTATGATACTGATACCACATACAATATTTTCCG TCAAGAGTCCTATTTTATGTGGACTTTTGGTGTAACTCATGCTGGCTGTTATGGTGCAGTAGATGTGAAAACAGGAAATACTTATCTTTTTGTTCCAAGGCTTCCTGAAGAATATGCAGTGTGGATGGGGCCTCTTCTGCAGCTGaatgatttttcaagcaaATATGGCATTTCACATGTCTATTATGTGGATGAGCTTAAAGGGATATTGGAAAAGTTAGGcaggaaaattttaactttgaaag GTGTTAATTCTGACAGTGGGTTAACAGCAAAACCAGCAACTTTTGAGGGAATAGATGAGTTCACTGTTGATGATGCCACACTTTTGCCTATAATAGCGAATTTGAGGGTTTATAAGACTGAACATGAAATTAGAGTCATCCGATATGTTGTTGCAGTTTCTAGTTATGCCCACAGACAA GTAATGAAGTTTGTAAAACCTGGAAAGTATGAGTTTGAAGGAGAAGCAAAATTCTTAGCGGAATGCTATGAAAAAG GTGGTTGTCGACACGTATCCTACACCTGCATTTGTGGATCTGGAGTTAATGGAGCTATACTCCATTACGGTCATGCTGGTGCCCCCAATAATACTCGTATTAAAGACGGCGATTTGTGTCTTTTTGATATGGGAGCTAATTATTTTGGCTATGCTGCCGATATTACTTGCACTTTTCCAG caaaCGGTAAATTTACTCAGGATCAGAAACTGATATACGAAGCAGTTTTAAAATCCAACCGATCCGTTCACAAAGCGGCGAAACCGGGGGTTTCTTGGGTAGACATGCATATATTGGCTAACAAGACTTTACTGGAAGAATTGAAGAACGGAGGTCTATTGCAGGGCGATGTTAATGAGATGTATGAAGCTGGCGTAGCTGCAATATTTCAg CCCCATGGATTGGGCCATCTAATGGGCCTAGATGTTCATGACGTAGGCGCATATTTGAAAGGACAGCCCGAAAAGCCAACAAAACCCGGTCTAGATAAACTGAGAACTGCCAGAGTGTTAGAGAAAGACATGGTGCTAACCATTGAACCAGGATGTTATTTTATTGCCTCT CTTTTGGACAAAGCTCTAAGCGATCCATCGTTGAAAACGTTCCTTGTTCCTGAAGTTATTGAAAGATTTCGCAATTTTGGCGGCGTTCGTATCGAAGACAACATTTTAGTTACGGCTGACGGGGTTGAAGATTTAACCATTGTCCCACGGTCTGTGGAGGATATTGAAGATTGGATTGCCGGAAAAGTGGACGAACAGAAGTATTTCGATGCCCAGCGACTGTTCATATGGTGGCACACTGATCCTTCACGATTACACATGTGA
- the LOC136347051 gene encoding uncharacterized protein, which yields MNGLRMSDSETLKFLEYYRNEPSLWDPINEGYKKKEARTAAASRIAEALNLPNFTTAHVNNKFKNLRSSYAQELKKISGSAKSGASTGDVYVPKVVWFKQMDAFLKPHVKSRATLSKLRRAPEEVCIKINANCAKTECPQSNIQFQGRHTPTEPGPSIEQSAYLVQREKQSIELQSHFTRAASATNCKSRSSPEPCLGTPSKRLPLNNRVIQKKRHIEYEAPEVIMAAMEKLDKISERVICKEDNFDHFGRYITSLLRSLPKQKALKLQQEIITRVLNAHMSISNSSSFTNLNYQIDADVFSPPSTTQESWISELPTAMDSYSETK from the exons ATGAATGGATTACGCATGAGTGACTccgaaactttaaaatttttggagtATTACAGAAATGAACCTTCGTTATGGGACCCTATAAATGagggatataaaaaaaaggaagcgCGTACTGCGGCAGCCAGCAGAATCGCAGAAGCAttaaatttgccaaatttcacaACCGCtcatgtaaataataaatttaaaaatttacggaGCTCGTACGCCCAAgagctaaaaaaaataagtggAAGTGCAAAAAGTGGTGCTTCTACTGGAGATGTATATGTGCCAAAAGTTGTATGGTTTAAACAGATGGATGCTTTTCTGAAACCGCACGTAAAGTCCCGAGCTACACTGTCCAAATtg cgTAGGGCACCAGAAGAAGtctgcattaaaattaatgctaACTGTGCTAAAACGGAATGCCCGCAAAGTAACATTCAATTTCAAGGGAGACATACACCGACGGAACCTGGACCTTCAATTGAACAATCTGCATATTTGGTTCAGCGGGAAAAACAATCTATTGAACTTCAATCTCATTTTACACGAGCAGCGTCTGCAACTAATTGTAAGTCCAGATCGTCCCCAGAGCCATGCTTAGGAACTCCATCAAAAAGACTTCCACTGAATAATCGCGTGATACAAAAGAAGCGACATATCGAATATGAAGCACCTGAAGTAATAATGGctgcaatggaaaaattagacaaaatttCGGAAAGAGTGATATGTAAAGAAGACAACTTTGATCATTTTGGAAGATATATCACGTCTCTTTTGCGGAGTTTGCCTAaacaaaaagctttaaaattgCAGCAAGAAATTATTACTCGTGTACTAAACGCCCACATGTCGATTTCCAATTCATCGTCATTCACAAATCTCAATTATCAGATTGATGCTGATGTCTTTTCTCCCCCCTCTACGACTCAGGAGTCATGGATTAGTGAGCTGCCTACCGCAATGGACAGCTACTCAGAAACGAAATAA